A portion of the Aphelocoma coerulescens isolate FSJ_1873_10779 chromosome 1, UR_Acoe_1.0, whole genome shotgun sequence genome contains these proteins:
- the P2RY2 gene encoding P2Y purinoceptor 2 isoform X1: MSLQPLCFPHRVMENLMTPPAWTRVINSSLDPGGTDDNPYKCVFDEDFKYVLLPVSYGIVCVVGLFLNLLALYSFIFRIKTWNASTTYMFNLAISDTLYVVSLPLLVYYYAMGDNWPFSVGLCKIVRFLFYTNLYCSILFLLCISIHRFLGICFPLKSLQWGHVRHARRVSVVVWVVTVVCQSPVLFFVTTSVKGDTITCHDTSSKDLFGQFVIYSSVMLVLLFCIPFLIIIVCYCLMARRLLQPTRGISRLSRSKKKSVKMIIIVLVVFIVCFLPFHVTRTLYYSFRSWDLSCETLNAINLAYKVTRPLASTNSCLDPILYFLAGQRFMKFAGNKMLGKPQNEVALGIVPNSHLGTSSDTDTLSKDLKS, from the coding sequence ATGTCCTTACAGCCTCTTTGCTTTCCCCACAGGGTGATGGAGAACCTCATGACTCCTCCAGCCTGGACCAGAGTCATCAACAGCTCCTTGGACCCAGGTGGCACAGATGACAACCCCTACAAGTGCGTATTTGATGAGGACTTCAAATACGTCCTGCTGCCCGTCTCCTATGGCATCGTGTGTGTGGTGGGGCTCTTTCTCAACCTGCTGGCCCTCTACTCCTTCATCTTCAGGATCAAGACCTGGAACGCCTCCACCACCTACATGTTCAACCTGGCCATATCCGACACGCTCTACGTGGTCTCCCTGCCCCTCCTGGTGTATTATTACGCCATGGGGGACAACTGGCCCTTCAGCGTGGGGCTGTGTAAGATCGTCCGCTTCTTGTTCTACACCAACCTCTACTGCAGCATCCTCTTCCTGCTGTGCATCAGCATCCATCGATTCCTGGGCATCTGCTTCCCGCTGAAGTCGCTGCAGTGGGGCCACGTGCGCCACGCCCGCAGGGTGTCGGTCGTGGTGTGGGTGGTGACCGTGGTGTGCCAGTCCCCCGTGCTCTTCTTCGTCACCACCAGCGTCAAGGGTGACACCATCACCTGCCATGACACGTCCAGCAAGGACCTCTTTGGCCAGTTTGTCATTTACAGCTCGGTGATGCTGGTGCTGCTCTTCTGCATCCCTTTCCTCATCATCATCGTCTGCTACTGCCTGATGGCCCGGCGGCTGCTGCAGCCCACCCGGGGCATTTCCCGCCTGTCCCGCTCCAAAAAGAAGTCGGTGAAGATGATCATCATCGTCTTGGTGGTCTtcattgtttgttttcttcccttccatGTCACTCGTACCTTGTACTACTCCTTCCGGAGCTGGGACCTGAGCTGTGAGACACTCAATGCCATCAATTTAGCCTACAAGGTGACTCGTCCCCTCGCCAGCACCAACAGCTGCTTGGATCCCATTTTGTATTTCTTAGCAGGGCAGCGATTTATGAAGTTTGCGGGCAACAAAATGCTAGGGAAGCCTCAGAACGAGGTGGCACTGGGCATCGTGCCCAACAGTCACCTGGGAACCAGCAGCGACACGGACACGCTCTCCAAGGATCTGAAATCCTAG
- the P2RY2 gene encoding P2Y purinoceptor 2 isoform X2, which produces MENLMTPPAWTRVINSSLDPGGTDDNPYKCVFDEDFKYVLLPVSYGIVCVVGLFLNLLALYSFIFRIKTWNASTTYMFNLAISDTLYVVSLPLLVYYYAMGDNWPFSVGLCKIVRFLFYTNLYCSILFLLCISIHRFLGICFPLKSLQWGHVRHARRVSVVVWVVTVVCQSPVLFFVTTSVKGDTITCHDTSSKDLFGQFVIYSSVMLVLLFCIPFLIIIVCYCLMARRLLQPTRGISRLSRSKKKSVKMIIIVLVVFIVCFLPFHVTRTLYYSFRSWDLSCETLNAINLAYKVTRPLASTNSCLDPILYFLAGQRFMKFAGNKMLGKPQNEVALGIVPNSHLGTSSDTDTLSKDLKS; this is translated from the coding sequence ATGGAGAACCTCATGACTCCTCCAGCCTGGACCAGAGTCATCAACAGCTCCTTGGACCCAGGTGGCACAGATGACAACCCCTACAAGTGCGTATTTGATGAGGACTTCAAATACGTCCTGCTGCCCGTCTCCTATGGCATCGTGTGTGTGGTGGGGCTCTTTCTCAACCTGCTGGCCCTCTACTCCTTCATCTTCAGGATCAAGACCTGGAACGCCTCCACCACCTACATGTTCAACCTGGCCATATCCGACACGCTCTACGTGGTCTCCCTGCCCCTCCTGGTGTATTATTACGCCATGGGGGACAACTGGCCCTTCAGCGTGGGGCTGTGTAAGATCGTCCGCTTCTTGTTCTACACCAACCTCTACTGCAGCATCCTCTTCCTGCTGTGCATCAGCATCCATCGATTCCTGGGCATCTGCTTCCCGCTGAAGTCGCTGCAGTGGGGCCACGTGCGCCACGCCCGCAGGGTGTCGGTCGTGGTGTGGGTGGTGACCGTGGTGTGCCAGTCCCCCGTGCTCTTCTTCGTCACCACCAGCGTCAAGGGTGACACCATCACCTGCCATGACACGTCCAGCAAGGACCTCTTTGGCCAGTTTGTCATTTACAGCTCGGTGATGCTGGTGCTGCTCTTCTGCATCCCTTTCCTCATCATCATCGTCTGCTACTGCCTGATGGCCCGGCGGCTGCTGCAGCCCACCCGGGGCATTTCCCGCCTGTCCCGCTCCAAAAAGAAGTCGGTGAAGATGATCATCATCGTCTTGGTGGTCTtcattgtttgttttcttcccttccatGTCACTCGTACCTTGTACTACTCCTTCCGGAGCTGGGACCTGAGCTGTGAGACACTCAATGCCATCAATTTAGCCTACAAGGTGACTCGTCCCCTCGCCAGCACCAACAGCTGCTTGGATCCCATTTTGTATTTCTTAGCAGGGCAGCGATTTATGAAGTTTGCGGGCAACAAAATGCTAGGGAAGCCTCAGAACGAGGTGGCACTGGGCATCGTGCCCAACAGTCACCTGGGAACCAGCAGCGACACGGACACGCTCTCCAAGGATCTGAAATCCTAG